The Uruburuella testudinis genome window below encodes:
- the ntrB gene encoding nitrate ABC transporter permease, producing the protein MKKTVSPYAAPLVSLMLLLGMILIWYAATLPPPAASYTPEQREYAILMGDLPEDGSDVPVGNPSDFPTPAGFAKLGWDHLSQPFYDNGPNDKGIGIQLGYSLLRVLAGYLLAVAVAIPLGYIIGMSPLISKALSPYIQLLKPISPLAWMPIALYTIKDSNMSAIFVIFICSLWPMLMNTAFGVANVRKDWLNVAATLEVKPFRKAFKIILPAAAPAILTGMRISMGIAWLVIVAAEMLVGGTGIGYFVWNQWNNLSLGNVVFAVLLIGIVGMLLDMSFGWLQKKVTYIE; encoded by the coding sequence ATGAAAAAAACCGTTTCCCCTTACGCCGCGCCGCTGGTGTCGCTGATGCTGCTCTTGGGCATGATTTTGATTTGGTATGCCGCCACCCTGCCGCCGCCGGCCGCCAGCTACACCCCGGAGCAGCGCGAATACGCAATCTTGATGGGCGATCTGCCTGAAGACGGCAGCGATGTGCCGGTGGGCAATCCTTCTGATTTTCCCACCCCCGCAGGTTTTGCCAAGCTGGGCTGGGATCATCTGTCGCAGCCGTTTTACGACAACGGCCCCAACGACAAAGGCATCGGCATCCAGCTCGGCTATTCGCTGCTGCGGGTGTTGGCCGGCTATCTGCTGGCGGTGGCAGTGGCGATACCGCTGGGCTACATTATCGGCATGTCGCCGCTGATTTCCAAAGCGCTCAGCCCTTATATTCAGCTGCTGAAGCCGATTTCACCGCTGGCCTGGATGCCGATTGCGCTCTACACCATTAAAGATTCGAATATGTCGGCCATTTTCGTGATTTTCATCTGCTCGCTGTGGCCGATGCTGATGAACACCGCTTTCGGCGTGGCCAATGTGCGCAAAGACTGGCTCAATGTGGCCGCCACGCTGGAAGTCAAACCTTTCAGAAAGGCGTTCAAAATCATTCTGCCCGCCGCCGCCCCGGCCATTCTCACCGGCATGCGTATCTCGATGGGCATTGCCTGGCTGGTGATTGTGGCCGCCGAAATGCTGGTGGGCGGCACCGGTATCGGCTATTTTGTGTGGAACCAGTGGAACAACCTTTCGCTGGGCAACGTGGTGTTTGCGGTGCTGCTGATCGGCATTGTCGGCATGTTGCTCGACATGAGCTTCGGCTGGTTGCAGAAAAAAGTTACCTATATTGAATAA
- a CDS encoding DegV family protein, which yields MAIGSYALYRCAILSTSTGSLDSILDRNSPIQILRLTVHTGSHSYADGLDLEPERFYQWMAQHPDTPPTTEPPSAQSLRNMFHYLHEQGYREAVITTLSSRLSTSAAIIRRVAAEMADMMAIYVVDTGLACMPEGFFALEALRLLQAGKTAAEVADYLEQLKPRGELLIGLSSLRQAAISGGFKRAGIAVSNLAVKPVFRFSNNQLTMLNDTYDNNALLDATVAAVAGRIEGRDRSGLVVGGMYGGNLDLYRQFAHKLHQKTGLHLQGIPITPVMGAYIGTDAIGVGIIERLPE from the coding sequence ATGGCCATCGGCTCATATGCACTTTACCGCTGCGCAATATTGTCCACCTCCACCGGCTCGCTCGACAGCATACTCGACCGCAACAGCCCGATTCAGATTCTGCGCCTGACCGTACACACCGGCAGCCATTCTTATGCAGACGGCCTCGACCTGGAGCCGGAGCGGTTTTACCAATGGATGGCGCAGCACCCCGACACACCGCCCACCACCGAGCCGCCCTCGGCGCAGTCGCTGCGCAATATGTTTCATTATCTGCATGAGCAAGGCTATCGCGAAGCCGTGATTACCACCCTCAGCAGCCGGCTGAGCACCAGCGCCGCCATCATCCGCCGCGTGGCCGCCGAAATGGCCGATATGATGGCCATCTATGTTGTCGACACCGGCCTGGCCTGCATGCCGGAAGGTTTTTTCGCATTGGAAGCGCTCAGATTGCTGCAAGCGGGCAAAACCGCCGCCGAAGTGGCGGATTATCTGGAGCAGCTCAAACCGCGCGGCGAGCTGTTAATCGGCCTCTCTTCGCTGCGGCAGGCAGCCATCAGCGGCGGCTTTAAGCGCGCAGGCATTGCCGTGAGCAACCTGGCCGTCAAACCGGTATTCCGCTTCAGCAACAACCAGCTGACCATGCTCAACGACACTTATGACAACAATGCGCTGCTGGATGCCACCGTAGCGGCTGTGGCCGGGCGCATCGAAGGCCGCGACCGGAGCGGTTTGGTGGTGGGCGGCATGTATGGCGGCAATCTTGATCTTTACCGCCAATTCGCACACAAGCTGCACCAAAAAACCGGCCTGCATCTGCAAGGCATTCCGATTACTCCGGTTATGGGTGCCTACATCGGCACCGACGCCATCGGTGTGGGCATTATCGAACGGCTGCCGGAATAA
- a CDS encoding DUF896 domain-containing protein has product MRIPELDRINELAGLAKIRTLTVAETAEREVLRRAYLEAVKGQMTNMLATVTVIDPEGNDVTPAALRDAQARGMAAGATRHEHRAACTIC; this is encoded by the coding sequence ATGCGTATCCCTGAATTAGACCGTATCAACGAGTTGGCCGGTTTGGCCAAAATCCGCACGCTTACTGTGGCAGAAACTGCCGAGCGCGAGGTGTTGCGGCGGGCTTATCTTGAGGCGGTGAAAGGGCAGATGACCAATATGCTGGCCACAGTAACCGTGATAGATCCTGAAGGCAACGATGTAACTCCTGCCGCTTTGCGTGATGCACAAGCCCGCGGTATGGCGGCGGGCGCAACACGGCATGAACACCGGGCAGCCTGCACAATCTGTTAA
- a CDS encoding ABC transporter substrate-binding protein, producing the protein MQNNRFRPYDAESTLGLCRCGLHHPPGVCRDPQADAGQNGGEEALSQDFVEAAAVHALFPHEPTRRAFLKAVGAGTAMAAISSVLPLDSLKAMAAETKTQGNLEKKNLNIGFIPITCATPLIMADPMGFYAKQGLNVTLNKIAGWALVRDRMMNRELDASHFLAPMPLAISMGLGSAPQNMQVASIQNINGQALTISLKHVNNRNPKNWKGMVFAIPFEHSMHNYLLRYFLAEHGLDPDRDVQLRLTSPADMIANLRAGNIDGFFGPEPFNQRAVFDKVGYIHTLSRNIWNGHPCCAFGTSQAFIEQNPNTFLALYRAILSATAAANQRENRREIARAISGPNYLNQPEIVVRQVLTGRFADGVGKVQDYPDRTGFDALPWYSFAVWMLTQMKRWGYVKGQADYRALAEKVFMLTDAQKQMRALGQSVPERNAYAGFNVMGKAFDPNRPDAYTASFQIKR; encoded by the coding sequence ATGCAGAACAACCGTTTCCGCCCCTACGATGCCGAGAGCACATTGGGCTTGTGCCGCTGCGGCCTGCACCATCCGCCCGGCGTCTGCCGCGACCCGCAGGCCGATGCCGGGCAAAACGGCGGAGAAGAAGCCTTGTCGCAAGATTTTGTCGAAGCCGCCGCCGTGCATGCGCTGTTTCCGCACGAGCCGACCCGGCGCGCGTTTTTAAAAGCGGTGGGTGCGGGCACGGCGATGGCGGCCATCAGCAGCGTGCTGCCGCTCGACAGCCTCAAGGCGATGGCGGCCGAAACCAAAACGCAGGGCAATCTGGAAAAGAAAAACCTCAATATCGGCTTTATCCCCATCACCTGCGCCACACCGCTGATTATGGCCGACCCAATGGGTTTTTATGCCAAACAGGGGCTCAACGTTACCCTCAACAAAATCGCCGGCTGGGCGCTGGTGCGCGACCGCATGATGAACCGCGAGCTCGATGCCAGCCATTTTCTGGCGCCGATGCCGTTGGCCATCAGCATGGGTTTGGGCTCTGCGCCGCAAAATATGCAGGTGGCCTCGATTCAGAACATCAACGGCCAGGCGCTCACCATATCGCTCAAGCATGTTAACAACCGCAATCCGAAAAACTGGAAAGGCATGGTGTTTGCCATTCCTTTCGAGCATTCGATGCACAATTACCTGCTGCGCTATTTTCTGGCCGAACACGGCCTCGACCCCGACCGCGATGTGCAGCTGCGGCTCACTTCGCCGGCCGACATGATTGCCAATCTGCGCGCCGGCAATATCGACGGCTTTTTCGGCCCCGAGCCGTTTAACCAACGCGCCGTGTTTGACAAAGTGGGCTATATCCACACGCTCTCGCGCAATATCTGGAACGGCCACCCCTGCTGCGCATTCGGCACGTCGCAAGCGTTTATCGAACAAAACCCCAACACCTTTTTGGCGCTCTACCGCGCCATTCTCAGCGCCACCGCCGCCGCCAATCAACGTGAAAACCGCCGTGAAATCGCCCGTGCCATTTCGGGGCCGAATTATCTCAACCAGCCCGAAATCGTGGTGCGCCAAGTGCTTACCGGCCGCTTTGCCGACGGTGTGGGCAAGGTGCAGGATTACCCCGACCGCACCGGCTTTGATGCGCTGCCGTGGTATTCGTTTGCCGTGTGGATGCTCACGCAGATGAAGCGCTGGGGCTATGTGAAAGGTCAGGCAGATTACCGCGCGCTGGCCGAAAAAGTGTTTATGCTCACCGATGCGCAAAAGCAGATGCGCGCCTTGGGGCAGAGCGTGCCCGAACGCAACGCCTACGCCGGCTTCAACGTGATGGGCAAAGCCTTCGACCCCAACCGCCCCGATGCTTATACCGCGAGTTTCCAAATCAAACGCTGA
- a CDS encoding pirin family protein, with amino-acid sequence MRNIRYIYNAPGTHWVGNGFKVAPLFSHMGEDKHTSPFLMLDYAAPMTFAPNETQPRGVGAHPHKGFETVTIAYHGEVAHRDSSGGGGVIGEGDVQWMTAGAGIVHEEFHSEAFSKRGGLFEMAQLWVNLPKKDKNTPARYQHLPAAAIPEVALADNRGHIRVIAGEYQDVKGPAETFTEMNVWDVRLEAGSEIVLRLPADHNLTIAMRRGEAEFNGTHQAGATQLVTFATEAGEIRIKALDNDVALLLLSGKPINEPVAAYGPFVMNSREELVQAVEDFNNGKFGALN; translated from the coding sequence ATGCGCAACATCCGTTATATTTACAACGCCCCGGGCACACATTGGGTGGGCAACGGCTTTAAAGTGGCACCGCTGTTTTCCCATATGGGTGAAGACAAACACACCAGCCCGTTTCTGATGCTTGATTATGCCGCACCGATGACATTTGCCCCCAATGAAACGCAACCGCGCGGCGTGGGCGCGCATCCGCACAAAGGCTTTGAAACCGTGACCATCGCCTATCACGGCGAAGTGGCACACCGCGACAGCAGCGGCGGCGGCGGTGTGATCGGCGAGGGCGATGTGCAATGGATGACTGCCGGTGCAGGCATTGTGCATGAAGAGTTTCATTCCGAAGCCTTCAGCAAACGCGGCGGCTTGTTTGAAATGGCGCAATTGTGGGTGAATTTGCCGAAAAAAGACAAAAACACCCCCGCCCGCTACCAACACTTGCCGGCGGCAGCCATTCCGGAGGTGGCTTTGGCAGACAACCGCGGCCATATCCGTGTGATTGCCGGTGAATATCAAGATGTAAAAGGCCCGGCAGAAACGTTTACTGAAATGAACGTGTGGGATGTGCGGCTTGAAGCCGGCAGCGAAATCGTGCTGAGGCTGCCCGCCGATCACAACCTGACCATCGCAATGCGCCGCGGTGAGGCCGAATTCAACGGCACACACCAAGCCGGCGCCACCCAATTGGTAACATTTGCAACCGAAGCCGGCGAAATCCGCATCAAAGCGCTGGATAACGATGTGGCGCTGCTGTTGCTCAGCGGCAAACCGATCAACGAGCCGGTGGCGGCTTACGGCCCCTTTGTGATGAACAGCCGCGAAGAGCTGGTGCAGGCGGTGGAGGATTTCAACAACGGCAAATTCGGGGCGCTGAATTAA
- a CDS encoding ABC transporter ATP-binding protein, translated as MTTQPLNTKPLMEVDGLAKRYRAGQPNVFQDIRFDIGRNEFICVIGHSGCGKSTILNILAGLETASEGAVVMNGKEVAGPGLDRGVVFQSHALLPWLTVRDNIAFAVRSRHPSMSKADVAQRVQHYIGLVGLSHALDKKPSELSGGMKQRVGIARAFSVEPKMLFMDEPFGALDALTRGVIQDELLKIVQETRQTVYMITHDIDEAILLADRIFLMSNGPEACIAEIVVNTIPKPRNRENMHHDPRFYAMRNHLLDFLVHRSKAMQAEGIRPKEPLIVYPGAEANETLQAV; from the coding sequence ATGACTACCCAACCCCTGAATACCAAACCGCTGATGGAAGTCGACGGCCTCGCCAAACGCTACCGCGCCGGCCAGCCCAATGTGTTTCAAGACATCCGCTTCGACATTGGGCGCAACGAATTTATCTGCGTGATCGGCCATTCCGGCTGCGGCAAGTCCACGATTCTGAATATTTTGGCCGGGCTGGAAACCGCCAGCGAAGGCGCCGTGGTGATGAACGGCAAAGAAGTGGCCGGCCCCGGCCTCGACCGCGGCGTGGTGTTTCAAAGCCATGCGCTGCTGCCGTGGCTGACGGTGCGCGACAACATCGCCTTTGCCGTCCGCTCGCGCCACCCCAGTATGAGCAAGGCCGATGTCGCCCAGCGCGTGCAGCACTATATCGGCCTGGTCGGCCTCAGCCACGCGCTGGATAAAAAACCGAGCGAACTCTCCGGCGGCATGAAGCAGCGGGTGGGCATTGCCCGCGCGTTTTCAGTAGAACCGAAAATGCTGTTTATGGACGAGCCCTTCGGTGCACTCGATGCGCTTACCCGCGGCGTGATTCAAGACGAATTGCTGAAAATCGTGCAGGAAACCCGCCAAACCGTGTATATGATTACCCACGATATCGACGAAGCGATTTTGCTGGCCGACCGCATTTTCCTGATGAGCAACGGCCCCGAAGCCTGCATCGCCGAAATCGTGGTCAACACCATTCCCAAGCCGCGCAACCGCGAAAACATGCACCACGACCCGCGCTTTTACGCCATGCGCAACCACCTGCTCGATTTTCTGGTGCACCGCTCCAAAGCCATGCAGGCCGAAGGCATACGCCCGAAAGAGCCGCTGATTGTGTATCCGGGTGCAGAAGCAAACGAAACCTTACAGGCCGTCTGA
- a CDS encoding dihydroorotate oxidase, whose product MISTRTHIAGFNFDNCIMNAAGVYDYSAEELDAVQQSAAATFVTKSATLVPREGNPEPRYCNTPYGSINSMGLPNFGLAYYLDYVSAAQRQVPGKTYFVSLTGFNVEEDIALLRQVQASDFEGIVELNLSCPNVPGKPQTGYDFEAVTRILEAVFDLYRAPLGIKLPPYFDLVHFDQIAAILNRFPLAYVNSVNSIGNGLCVDAAAESVLIKPKQGFGGIGGAYLKPTALANVFAFRQRLNSSIQIIGTGGVQNGTDVFEHILCGADMVQVGTVLHQEGVAVFERLTRELKAVMAQKGYGGIDEFKGRLKTL is encoded by the coding sequence ATGATATCCACCCGTACCCACATCGCCGGTTTTAATTTTGACAACTGCATCATGAATGCCGCCGGCGTGTATGATTACAGCGCCGAAGAGCTCGACGCCGTGCAGCAGTCGGCGGCGGCCACGTTTGTCACCAAATCGGCCACCCTTGTGCCGCGCGAAGGCAACCCCGAGCCGCGCTATTGCAACACGCCTTACGGCAGCATCAATTCGATGGGGCTGCCCAATTTCGGGCTGGCCTATTATTTGGATTATGTTTCTGCCGCGCAGCGCCAAGTGCCCGGCAAAACCTATTTCGTGTCGCTCACCGGCTTTAATGTCGAGGAAGACATCGCCCTGCTCAGGCAGGTGCAGGCCTCTGATTTTGAAGGCATTGTCGAGCTCAATCTTTCCTGCCCCAATGTGCCGGGCAAGCCGCAAACCGGTTATGATTTTGAAGCCGTGACGCGCATTTTGGAAGCCGTGTTCGATTTATACCGCGCGCCGTTGGGCATCAAGCTGCCGCCATATTTCGACCTGGTGCATTTCGATCAAATCGCCGCCATTCTCAACCGCTTTCCGCTGGCCTATGTGAATTCGGTCAACAGCATCGGCAACGGCCTGTGTGTCGATGCGGCTGCCGAAAGCGTGCTGATCAAACCCAAACAAGGCTTCGGCGGCATCGGCGGCGCCTATCTCAAACCCACCGCCCTGGCCAATGTGTTTGCCTTCCGTCAGCGCCTCAACAGCAGCATTCAGATTATCGGCACCGGCGGGGTGCAAAACGGCACCGATGTGTTTGAACATATTCTCTGCGGCGCCGATATGGTGCAGGTGGGCACGGTGCTGCATCAGGAAGGCGTGGCGGTGTTTGAGCGGCTGACCCGCGAATTGAAAGCCGTGATGGCGCAAAAAGGATATGGCGGCATTGATGAATTCAAAGGCCGTCTGAAAACTTTATAA
- a CDS encoding thiamine ABC transporter substrate-binding protein: MNIKILSGLAACLLSLSAAAQTEVRLAVHKSFSLPKAVMAQFEREHDAKVSVIEAGSANEMLNKLILSRARPIADAVYGLDNANIGRAAQSGILAVRQPRTVPTSASLPGTLAVDYAYVALNYDKKWFADKGLPLPKTLEDLTKPAYKNLLVVPNPATSSPGLGFLLANIGGMGESAAFRWWGQMRQNGVKVAKSWSDAYYTDFTQNGGAYPLVVSYATSPAAEVHFGKGKYTVPPTGNLFLKGGVFRQVEGAAVLQGAKEPELALKLVRYLQSAEVQKALPAEMWVYPAVRNTPLPEVFQFAEAPKQHYSPGNSQITMKQRQWVSRWTRTVLR; this comes from the coding sequence ATGAATATCAAAATTTTATCCGGCCTTGCCGCCTGCCTGCTGAGCCTGTCTGCCGCGGCGCAAACCGAAGTGCGGCTGGCGGTGCACAAATCGTTCAGCCTGCCCAAAGCCGTGATGGCGCAATTCGAGCGCGAACATGATGCCAAAGTGTCGGTTATCGAAGCGGGCAGCGCCAATGAAATGCTCAACAAGCTGATTTTAAGCCGCGCCCGCCCGATTGCCGATGCGGTATACGGCCTCGACAACGCCAATATCGGCCGGGCCGCCCAAAGCGGTATTTTGGCGGTACGCCAACCGCGCACGGTGCCGACAAGCGCCAGCCTGCCCGGCACGCTGGCGGTGGATTATGCTTATGTGGCGCTTAATTACGATAAAAAATGGTTTGCAGACAAAGGCTTGCCGCTGCCGAAAACGCTGGAAGATTTAACCAAACCGGCTTATAAAAACCTGCTGGTGGTGCCCAATCCGGCCACATCCAGCCCGGGGCTGGGCTTTTTGCTGGCCAACATCGGCGGCATGGGTGAAAGCGCGGCATTCCGCTGGTGGGGGCAAATGCGTCAAAACGGGGTGAAAGTGGCGAAAAGCTGGAGCGATGCGTATTACACCGATTTCACCCAAAACGGCGGCGCGTATCCGCTGGTGGTCAGCTATGCCACCAGCCCCGCGGCCGAAGTGCATTTCGGCAAGGGCAAATACACCGTGCCGCCCACCGGCAACCTGTTTTTGAAAGGCGGCGTATTCCGCCAGGTAGAAGGCGCGGCGGTGCTGCAAGGGGCAAAAGAGCCTGAGCTGGCGCTGAAGCTGGTGCGCTATCTGCAAAGTGCTGAGGTGCAAAAAGCGCTGCCGGCCGAAATGTGGGTGTATCCTGCCGTGCGCAATACACCGCTGCCCGAAGTGTTTCAATTTGCCGAAGCGCCCAAGCAGCACTACAGCCCCGGCAACAGCCAGATTACGATGAAACAGCGCCAATGGGTGAGCCGCTGGACACGCACGGTATTGCGCTGA